One Leopardus geoffroyi isolate Oge1 chromosome C1, O.geoffroyi_Oge1_pat1.0, whole genome shotgun sequence DNA segment encodes these proteins:
- the LOC123599573 gene encoding small cysteine and glycine repeat-containing protein 7-like — MGCCGCGSCGGCGGCGGGCGGCGSGCGGCGSGCGGCGGGCGSCTTCRCYRVGCCSSCCPCCCGCCGGCCSVPVVCCCRRSCGCGSCGCGKGCCQQKCCCQQKCCCKRQCCS, encoded by the coding sequence ATGGGGTGCTGTGGCTGCGGAAGTTGCGGTGgctgcggcggctgcggcggtGGCTGCGGTGGCTGCGGTAGTGGCTGCGGTGGCTGCGGTAGTGGCTGCGGTggctgcggcggcggctgcggcagCTGCACCACCTGCAGGTGCTACCGGGTGGGCTGCTGCTCCAGCTGCTGTCCCTGCTGCTGCGGCTGCTGCGGGGGCTGCTGCAGCGTCCCCGTGgtctgctgctgccgccgctcgTGTGGCTGCGGCTCGTGCGGCTGCGGGAAGGGCTGCTGCCAGCAGAAGTGCTGTTGTCAGCAGAAGTGCTGTTGCAAGAGGCAGTGCTGCAGCTAG
- the LOC123596949 gene encoding small cysteine and glycine repeat-containing protein 9-like has product MGCCGCGSCGGCGGCGGGCGGCSSGCGGCGGGCGSCTTCRCYRVGCCSSCCPCCCGCCGGCCSVPVVCCCRRSCGCGSCGCGKGCCQQKCCCQQKCCCKRQCCS; this is encoded by the coding sequence ATGGGGTGCTGTGGCTGTGGAAGTTGCGGTGGCTGCGGCGGCTGCGGTGGTGGCTGCGGCGGCTGCAGTAGTGGCTGCGGTggctgcggcggcggctgcggcagTTGCACCACCTGCAGGTGCTACCGGGTGGGCTGCTGCTCCAGCTGCTGTCcctgctgctgtggctgctgcGGGGGCTGCTGCAGCGTCCCCGTGgtctgctgctgccgccgctcgTGTGGCTGTGGCTCGTGTGGCTGCGGGAAGGGCTGCTGCCAGCAGAAGTGCTGTTGTCAGCAGAAGTGCTGTTGCAAGAGGCAGTGCTGCAGCTAA